In Phaseolus vulgaris cultivar G19833 chromosome 10, P. vulgaris v2.0, whole genome shotgun sequence, a single genomic region encodes these proteins:
- the LOC137818227 gene encoding uncharacterized protein, whose amino-acid sequence MSFSNKLPLFLLLSSLFIHASLGEIVCEDLPKEVCAFSVASSGKRCLLETEKAADGGVEYQCRTSEVVVERMAEYIETDQCVEACGVDRNSVGISSDAFFEPQFTAKLCSSQCYQKCFNIVDLFFNLAAGEGVFLPELCERQKTNPRRAMVELVSSGAAPGPVSDVSEDLVAAPAPSPL is encoded by the exons ATGTCTTTCTCTAACAAATTGCCTTTGTTCCTTCTACTTTCTTCCCTCTTCATCCATGCTTCTCTAG GTGAGATAGTATGTGAGGATCttccaaaggaagtgtgtgcaTTTTCGGTGGCTTCATCAGGGAAGAGGTGTTTGTTGGAGACGGAGAAGGCGGCGGACGGCGGCGTGGAGTACCAGTGCCGGACATCGGAAGTGGTGGTGGAAAGGATGGCAGAGTACATAGAGACAGACCAGTGTGTGGAGGCATGTGGGGTTGATAGAAACTCTGTTGGTATTTCATCTGATGCCTTCTTTGAGCCTCAATTCACTGCCAAACTCTGCTCTTCACAATGTTACCAAAAGTGCTTCAACATTGTTGACCTTTTCTTCAACTTGGCTGCTGGAGAGG GGGTATTTTTGCCAGAACTTTGCGAGAGGCAGAAGACAAATCCTCGTCGTGCCATGGTTGAGCTCGTGAGCTCTGGAGCTGCACCTGGACCTGTTTCTGACGTTTCAGAGGACCTTGTGGCAGCACCTGCTCCTTCTCCTCTGTAA
- the LOC137818744 gene encoding uncharacterized protein, producing MRGLFLPWNPLRFHTLTFSSLPNRALTLSASVESLSQVSARERRREKSERRERKSGANWKEEVEMKLIEKPKKKGSWMDELNLDNLAKLGLQWWVIRVSRIKGHDIAQLLARSLAIHYPDIQFKIYVPSVNEKRRLKNGSFSVKPRQLFPGCVFLRCVMNKELHDFIREYDGVGGFIGSQVGNTKRMINRPKPLSSEDVDAIFRQAKEEQEKTDQAFEEEEKKAALIAGIRNTESEPHDVLNAIVDTKSKRRNRKTSDQVTGTNASSNRNKYKLFVPGATVLVVSGTFSGFTGTLKKFNRKTKMATVHFTLFGKENIADIDVNEIDLETNHGR from the exons ATGAGAGGATTGTTTCTTCCATGGAATCCATTGCGCTTCCACACTCTCACTTTTTCTTCCCTTCCAAACAGAGCCTTAACCCTCTCAGCTTCCGTGGAGTCCCTCTCTCAGGTGAGCGCGCGCGAGAGGAGGCGTGAGAAGAgcgagagaagagagagaaagagcgGCGCGAACTGGAAGGAGGAGGTGGAGATGAAACTCATCGAGAAGCCGAAGAAGAAAGGTTCGTGGATGGATGAACTGAACCTCGACAACCTCGCCAAGTTGGGTCTCCAATGGTGGGTCATTCGGGTTTCAAGGATTAAGGGTCACGACATCGCACAACTCCTCGCTCGCTCCCTCGCTATCCACTATCCCGACATCCAATTTAAG ATTTATGTTCCATCTGTCAATGAGAAAAGGAGATTGAAGAATGGTTCCTTCTCTGTTAAACCAAGGCAATTGTTCCCAGGATGTGTTTTCTTGAGATGTGTGATGAACAAAGAACTACATGACTTCATAAGAGAGTATGATGGTGTTGGAGGATTTATTGGTTCCCAGGTTGGAAACAC AAAGAGAATGATCAATAGACCTAAGCCATTATCTTCTGAAGATGTGGATGCAATCTTCAGACAAgcaaaagaagaacaagaaaaaaCTGACCAAGCTTTtgaggaagaagagaaaaaagcTGCTCTAATAGCTGGGATTCGTAATACAGAATCAGAACCCCATGATGTTTTGAATGCTATTGTTGATACTAAATCTAAAAGGAGGAATAGGAAAACTTCTGACCAGGTCACAGGCACAAATGCCTCTTCTAATCGAAACAAATATAAACTCTTTGTGCCAGGTGCCACTGTTCTTGTTGTATCTGGAACCTTTTCAGGGTTTACAGGCACTCTCAAGAAGTTCAATCGAAAAACTAAAATG GCCACTGTGCATTTCACTCTATTTGGGAAAGAGAACATAGCAGACATAGATGTTAATGAAATTGATCTAGAGACAAATCATGGCCGGTAG
- the LOC137819763 gene encoding lectin-like protein LEC, with translation MAALSTPHYFRVFTFSVLFLKTLAFDPIPLFSYAGFGKDLKFKPNVALYGNAKVVNDGSGIHFSGSGSSDTGRVMYKKPIKLFQGKPRQLVSISTYFAFSISLDMGGGLAFVMVPKGSVGDVFYQSSTGLNDRNFDVVSVEFSASEGGGNGVSASCNVTISVGGSVVAKISNHLALTSGEKLHAWIDYEASSRRLEVRLSHHGKSRPSVPLLWHSIDLSDALKENEMFAGFSSVKGNDSQACFLYSWSFVLRSFPHSMHSEPLDPKVFVKSTESSVVKQRSDCFLRVLAAMIFGTGCGALTAFIVLYLWTIFGNKRAVVPEETVMQPVDVEYRKVKIVVDKTIQDRKN, from the coding sequence ATGGCAGCACTTTCTACACCCCATTACTTCAGGGTCTTCACTTTCTCCGTTTTATTCCTCAAAACCCTAGCATTTGACCCGATTCCTTTGTTTTCTTACGCTGGGTTTGGTAAAGATCTGAAATTTAAGCCCAACGTGGCCCTTTATGGTAATGCAAAGGTTGTCAATGACGGGTCTGGGATTCATTTCTCTGGGTCTGGGAGTTCAGACACTGGGAGAGTCATGTACAAGAAACCCATCAAGCTTTTTCAAGGTAAACCAAGGCAATTGGTGTCAATTTCTACTTACTTTGCATTTTCAATCTCCTTGGACATGGGGGGTGGTTTGGCTTTTGTTATGGTTCCAAAGGGTTCTGTAGGTGATGTGTTTTATCAAAGCTCTACTGGGTTGAATGATAGAAATTTTGATGTTGTTAGTGTTGAGTTTAGTGCTTCAGAGGGTGGTGGAAATGGGGTTTCTGCTAGTTGTAATGTGACCATTAGTGTTGGTGGTTCAGTTGTTGCTAAAATAAGTAACCATTTGGCGTTAACAAGTGGAGAAAAGTTGCATGCTTGGATTGACTATGAAGCTAGTTCAAGGCGCTTGGAAGTCAGATTGAGTCATCATGGAAAATCAAGGCCTTCTGTTCCACTGCTATGGCACTCAATTGACTTGTCAGATGCGTTGAAGGAGAATGAAATGTTTGCGGGTTTTAGTTCTGTGAAGGGGAATGATTCTCAAGCATGCTTTCTCTATTCATGGAGCTTTGttttgaggagttttcctcatTCAATGCATTCAGAGCCTCTGGATCCAAAGGTCTTTGTTAAAAGCACTGAAAGTTCTGTGGTTAAACAAAGGAGTGATTGCTTTTTAAGAGTTCTTGCTGCAATGATATTTGGTACTGGATGTGGAGCTTTGACAGCATTTATTGTTCTTTACTTGTGGACCATCTTTGGTAACAAACGTGCAGTAGTGCCAGAGGAGACTGTTATGCAACCTGTAGATGTTGAGTATAGGAAAGTCAAGATTGTTGTAGATAAAACCATCCAAGACCGTAAGAATTAG
- the LOC137819765 gene encoding tubulin beta-1 chain-like, translated as MREILHIQGGQCGNQIGAKFWEVVCAEHGIDPTGRYDGDSELQLERINVYYNEASCGRFVPRAVLMDLEPGTMDSVRSGPYGQIFRPDNFVFGQSGAGNNWAKGHYTEGAELIDSVLDVVRKEAENCDCLQGFQVCHSLGGGTGSGMGTLLISKIREEYPDRMMLTFSVFPSPKVSDTVVEPYNATLSVHQLVENADECMVLDNEALYDICFRTLKLTTPSFGDLNHLISATMSGVTCCLRFPGQLNSDLRKLAVNLIPFPRLHFFMVGFAPLTSRGSQQYRALSVPELTQQMWDAKNMMCAADPRHGRYLTASAMFRGKMSTKEVDEQMINVQNKNSSYFVEWIPNNVKSTVCDIPPTGLKMASTFIGNSTSIQEMFRRVSEQFTAMFRRKAFLHWYTGEGMDEMEFTEAESNMNDLVSEYQQYQDATAEEDEYEEEDEEDDYHADEV; from the exons ATGCGTGAGATCCTTCACATTCAGGGTGGCCAGTGCGGCAACCAGATCGGTGCCAAGTTCTGGGAAGTGGTTTGTGCGGAGCATGGCATCGACCCCACCGGGAGGTACGATGGGGACTCCGAGCTGCAGCTCGAGAGGATCAATGTTTACTACAACGAGGCCAGTTGCGGACGGTTCGTGCCGCGAGCGGTTCTCATGGACCTTGAACCGGGCACCATGGACAGCGTCCGGTCTGGGCCGTACGGTCAGATCTTCAGACCCGACAACTTTGTTTTTGGGCAGTCTGGTGCAGGGAACAACTGGGCCAAGGGGCATTACACCGAGGGGGCTGAACTGATTGATTCTGTGCTGGATGTTGTGCGCAAGGAGGCGGAGAACTGCGATTGCCTTCAGG GTTTCCAAGTATGCCACTCTCTGGGTGGAGGGACTGGATCAGGAATGGGTACCCTTTTGATCTCTAAGATTAGGGAAGAATACCCAGATAGGATGATGCTTACTTTCTCAGTTTTTCCTTCTCCTAAGGTTTCTGATACTGTGGTGGAGCCCTACAATGCTACTCTCTCAGTTCATCAGCTTGTTGAAAATGCAGACGAGTGCATGGTGCTTGATAATGAAGCCTTGTACGACATATGCTTCCGTACCCTCAAGCTAACAACTCCAAGCT TTGGTGACTTGAACCATTTGATTTCAGCAACCATGTCTGGTGTCACTTGTTGTTTGCGGTTCCCTGGTCAACTTAACTCTGATCTGAGAAAGCTTGCAGTGAACCTCATTCCATTCCCCCGCCTCCACTTTTTCATGGTGGGATTTGCTCCACTGACATCCCGTGGTTCTCAGCAGTACAGGGCCCTGAGTGTTCCAGAACTCACACAACAAATGTGGGATGCCAAGAACATGATGTGCGCTGCTGACCCTCGCCATGGCCGATACCTCACTGCCTCTGCCATGTTTAGAGGCAAAATGAGTACCAAGGAGGTGGATGAACAAATGATCAATGTGCAGAACAAAAACTCCTCATACTTTGTTGAATGGATTCCCAACAATGTGAAATCCACAGTTTGTGACATTCCCCCAACAGGCTTGAAAATGGCCTCTACTTTCATTGGAAACTCTACATCCATTCAGGAAATGTTCCGCAGAGTGAGTGAGCAATTCACTGCTATGTTCAGGAGAAAGGCTTTCTTGCATTGGTACACTGGTGAAGGCATGGATGAGATGGAGTTCACTGAGGCTGAAAGCAACATGAATGATCTTGTTTCGGAGTATCAGCAGTATCAGGATGCCACTGCTGAGGAGGATGAGTATGAGGAGGAAGATGAGGAAGATGATTATCATGCAGATGAAGTTTGA
- the LOC137819000 gene encoding uncharacterized protein: MVMQETVKVEDSMGKINISPSQVAFIVDHCANNLSQTRATLRMEAPSLFAASPFGKSSNTSFNLAKILADYISLRREKMILDQERCAIVQEKCRIQNLMEDMHNAVNTYNAFQRPIPVNVPVSNVPSATFHQNPSGVCTATTTAYVQNPNPCNVQLYKKRKKSEPMNEPTIAKRPRGRPPGKKNQHRGLQVLPLSTNQAQISTNSPILETHPVMITNQFFQPASTTCNKELVSHGQNRVMVVDPEKEITSKDSFRNSLINSDTNQHSSPMPQSLKNYIPNEDSTLHMETQNHQSHMDLSHIDFALDTGYWSNFSLESMETLDGIFSDHPPPSTHSEGNA; the protein is encoded by the exons atGGTGATGCAAGAAACAGTGAAAGTGGAAGATTCAATGGGAAAGATTAATATTTCTCCTTCTCAAGTTGCATTCATAGTAGATCACTGTGCCAACAATTTATCACAAACACGAGCCACCTTGCGCATGGAGGCACCCTCCCTCTTCGCCGCTTCCCCATTCGGCAAG tCATCCAACACTTCCTTTAATTTGGCCAAAATACTCGCTGATTATATATCTCTGAGACGAGAAAAGATGATCTTGGATCAAGAGAGGTGTGCGATCGTTCAAGAAAAATGTAGAATTCAGAATCTGATGGAGGACATGCACAATGCCGTCAACACTTACAATGCCTTTCAGAGGCCAATCCCGGTGAACGTCCCTGTTAGCAATGTACCCTCTGCAACTTTTCATCAAAACCCTTCTG gtGTTTGTACTGCTACTACCACCGCTTATGTACAGAACCCAAACCCGTGCAATGTGCAGCTGtataagaagagaaaaaaaagtgaacCAATGAATGAGCCTACAATTGCAAAAAGACCTCGCGGAAGGCCACCGGGAAAGAAAAACCAACACCGAG GTCTACAGGTGCTTCCATTGTCAACGAATCAAGCACAGATTTCCACCAACTCACCAATTCTTGAAACACATCCTGTGATGATCACCAATCAATTTTTTCAGCCTGCTTCTACAACGTGTAATAAGGAGCTTGTTTCTCACGGTCAAAACAGAGTTATGGTGGTTGATCCTGAAAAAGAGATTACTTCTAAAGACAGCTTTCGCAATTCTCTTATCAATTCAGATACTAACCAGCACTCCTCTCCTATGCCTCAAAGTCTGAAAAATTACATACCAAATGAGGATTCCACCCTTCACATGGAAACTCAGAACCACCAGTCACACATGGATCTATCACACATTGATTTTGCTTTAGATACGGGGTACTGGTCAAACTTTTCATTAGAAAGCATGGAAACCTTGGATGGTATTTTTTCTGATCATCCACCGCCTTCAACTCATTCCGAGGGTAATGCATAG